A single window of Ananas comosus cultivar F153 linkage group 17, ASM154086v1, whole genome shotgun sequence DNA harbors:
- the LOC109723024 gene encoding zinc finger CCCH domain-containing protein ZFN-like isoform X1: MAVAGIGGTRAGADGSSSLSAAAAGAIGAEVDEEAMWQMNLRGSESMEAGHYPERPGEPDCTYYLRTGLCRFGMTCKFNHPPNRKLAVAAARIKGGYPERIGQPECQYYLKTGTCKFGATCKFDHPKDKAGFAGRVELNILGYPLRPNEKECAYYLRTGQCKFGYTCKFDHPQPSNAMVTLRGSPVYPSVQSAASPSQQSFPGLSTNWSLSRTSFIASPRWQGPSSYAQLILPQGLVQVPGWNSYAGRLGSSSPEGQQQVTGSSQYYATSRQSETTVASAQGMYSSYRPSSVSMGVYAVQRENIFPERPDQPECQYYMKTGDCKFGAVCRFHHPKERLIPVPNCALSPLGLPLRPGEPVCSFYSRYGICKFGPNCKFDHPMGTFVYGLSTPSTPEAPTVRRLLGSSSGPPTLTGHAEAGPATSRRLSISDSQHLSSGDESIDREASQS; this comes from the exons ATGGCCGTAGCCGGGATCGGCGGGACCAGGGCGGGGGCGGACGGTTCGTCGTCGTtgtctgcggcggcggcgggggcgatCGGGGCGGAGGTCGATGAAG AGGCAATGTGGCAAATGAACTTGAGAGGAAGCGAATCCATGGAAGCAGGGCATTACCCCGAGCGTCCGGGAGAGCCTGATTGTACTTATTACCTCAGAACTGGCCTCTGTAGATTTGGGATGACTTGCAAATTCAATCACCCACCAAATAGGAAGCTG GCTGTTGCTGCGGCAAGAATTAAGGGAGGATATCCTGAAAGAATTGGTCAACCAGAATGTCAG TATTACTTGAAGACAGGAACATGCAAATTTGGAGCTACATGCAAGTTTGACCACCCTAAAGATAAGGCTGGTTTTGCTGGACGAGTTGAGTTGAACATTTTAGGCTATCCCCTTCGTCCG AATGAGAAGGAGTGTGCATATTATTTACGAACTGGGCAGTGTAAATTTGGGTACACATGTAAATTCGACCACCCACAGCCATCTAATGCAATGGTTACTCTACGCGGTTCTCCTGTTTATCCATCTGTACAGTCCGCCGCATCACCCAGTCAACAGTCTTTTCCGGGTCTGTCAACAAACTGGTCCTTGTCGAGAACTTCGTTTATTGCAAGTCCTCGATGGCAAGGCCCTTCAAGCTATGCGCAACTGATTCTTCCTCAAGGATTAGTTCAAGTTCCTGGTTGGAATTCATACGCT GGACGTTTGGGTTCATCATCTCCAGAGGGCCAGCAACAAGTTACTGGGAGTTCCCAGTACTATGCTACCTCACGCCAAAGTGAAACAACAGTTGCAAGTGCTCAAGGGATGTATTCTTCTTATCGACCGAGTTCTGTTTCTATGGGAGTGTATGCAGTTCAGAGGGAGAACATATTTCCGGAGAGACCCGACCAACCTGAGTGCCAATACTACATGAAGACCGGGGATTGTAAGTTTGGTGCTGTTTGCAGGTTTCATCACCCTAAGGAGAGATTAATTCCCGTCCCGAATTGTGCTCTGAGTCCATTAGGTCTTCCATTACGCCCT GGAGAACCTGTATGTTCCTTCTACTCGCGTTATGGTATCTGCAAATTTGGACCCAACTGCAAATTCGACCACCCGATGGGAACTTTTGTCTACGGTCTTTCCACGCCCTCCACACCCGAGGCACCCACTGTTCGCCGTCTATTAGGATCCTCGTCGGGGCCTCCTACTTTGACAGGGCATGCTGAAGCTGGCCCAGCAACGTCAAGACGGCTCTCCATTTCTGATTCCCAGCATTTATCTTCTGGCGACGAAAGCATCGACAGGGAGGCCTCCCAGTCATAA
- the LOC109723024 gene encoding zinc finger CCCH domain-containing protein 63-like isoform X3: MWQMNLRGSESMEAGHYPERPGEPDCTYYLRTGLCRFGMTCKFNHPPNRKLAVAAARIKGGYPERIGQPECQYYLKTGTCKFGATCKFDHPKDKAGFAGRVELNILGYPLRPNEKECAYYLRTGQCKFGYTCKFDHPQPSNAMVTLRGSPVYPSVQSAASPSQQSFPGLSTNWSLSRTSFIASPRWQGPSSYAQLILPQGLVQVPGWNSYAGRLGSSSPEGQQQVTGSSQYYATSRQSETTVASAQGMYSSYRPSSVSMGVYAVQRENIFPERPDQPECQYYMKTGDCKFGAVCRFHHPKERLIPVPNCALSPLGLPLRPGEPVCSFYSRYGICKFGPNCKFDHPMGTFVYGLSTPSTPEAPTVRRLLGSSSGPPTLTGHAEAGPATSRRLSISDSQHLSSGDESIDREASQS, encoded by the exons ATGTGGCAAATGAACTTGAGAGGAAGCGAATCCATGGAAGCAGGGCATTACCCCGAGCGTCCGGGAGAGCCTGATTGTACTTATTACCTCAGAACTGGCCTCTGTAGATTTGGGATGACTTGCAAATTCAATCACCCACCAAATAGGAAGCTG GCTGTTGCTGCGGCAAGAATTAAGGGAGGATATCCTGAAAGAATTGGTCAACCAGAATGTCAG TATTACTTGAAGACAGGAACATGCAAATTTGGAGCTACATGCAAGTTTGACCACCCTAAAGATAAGGCTGGTTTTGCTGGACGAGTTGAGTTGAACATTTTAGGCTATCCCCTTCGTCCG AATGAGAAGGAGTGTGCATATTATTTACGAACTGGGCAGTGTAAATTTGGGTACACATGTAAATTCGACCACCCACAGCCATCTAATGCAATGGTTACTCTACGCGGTTCTCCTGTTTATCCATCTGTACAGTCCGCCGCATCACCCAGTCAACAGTCTTTTCCGGGTCTGTCAACAAACTGGTCCTTGTCGAGAACTTCGTTTATTGCAAGTCCTCGATGGCAAGGCCCTTCAAGCTATGCGCAACTGATTCTTCCTCAAGGATTAGTTCAAGTTCCTGGTTGGAATTCATACGCT GGACGTTTGGGTTCATCATCTCCAGAGGGCCAGCAACAAGTTACTGGGAGTTCCCAGTACTATGCTACCTCACGCCAAAGTGAAACAACAGTTGCAAGTGCTCAAGGGATGTATTCTTCTTATCGACCGAGTTCTGTTTCTATGGGAGTGTATGCAGTTCAGAGGGAGAACATATTTCCGGAGAGACCCGACCAACCTGAGTGCCAATACTACATGAAGACCGGGGATTGTAAGTTTGGTGCTGTTTGCAGGTTTCATCACCCTAAGGAGAGATTAATTCCCGTCCCGAATTGTGCTCTGAGTCCATTAGGTCTTCCATTACGCCCT GGAGAACCTGTATGTTCCTTCTACTCGCGTTATGGTATCTGCAAATTTGGACCCAACTGCAAATTCGACCACCCGATGGGAACTTTTGTCTACGGTCTTTCCACGCCCTCCACACCCGAGGCACCCACTGTTCGCCGTCTATTAGGATCCTCGTCGGGGCCTCCTACTTTGACAGGGCATGCTGAAGCTGGCCCAGCAACGTCAAGACGGCTCTCCATTTCTGATTCCCAGCATTTATCTTCTGGCGACGAAAGCATCGACAGGGAGGCCTCCCAGTCATAA
- the LOC109723024 gene encoding zinc finger CCCH domain-containing protein 63-like isoform X2, with protein MAVAGIGGTRAGADGSSSLSAAAAGAIGAEVDEEAMWQMNLRGSESMEAGHYPERPGEPDCTYYLRTGLCRFGMTCKFNHPPNRKLAVAAARIKGGYPERIGQPECQYYLKTGTCKFGATCKFDHPKDKAGFAGRNEKECAYYLRTGQCKFGYTCKFDHPQPSNAMVTLRGSPVYPSVQSAASPSQQSFPGLSTNWSLSRTSFIASPRWQGPSSYAQLILPQGLVQVPGWNSYAGRLGSSSPEGQQQVTGSSQYYATSRQSETTVASAQGMYSSYRPSSVSMGVYAVQRENIFPERPDQPECQYYMKTGDCKFGAVCRFHHPKERLIPVPNCALSPLGLPLRPGEPVCSFYSRYGICKFGPNCKFDHPMGTFVYGLSTPSTPEAPTVRRLLGSSSGPPTLTGHAEAGPATSRRLSISDSQHLSSGDESIDREASQS; from the exons ATGGCCGTAGCCGGGATCGGCGGGACCAGGGCGGGGGCGGACGGTTCGTCGTCGTtgtctgcggcggcggcgggggcgatCGGGGCGGAGGTCGATGAAG AGGCAATGTGGCAAATGAACTTGAGAGGAAGCGAATCCATGGAAGCAGGGCATTACCCCGAGCGTCCGGGAGAGCCTGATTGTACTTATTACCTCAGAACTGGCCTCTGTAGATTTGGGATGACTTGCAAATTCAATCACCCACCAAATAGGAAGCTG GCTGTTGCTGCGGCAAGAATTAAGGGAGGATATCCTGAAAGAATTGGTCAACCAGAATGTCAG TATTACTTGAAGACAGGAACATGCAAATTTGGAGCTACATGCAAGTTTGACCACCCTAAAGATAAGGCTGGTTTTGCTGGACGA AATGAGAAGGAGTGTGCATATTATTTACGAACTGGGCAGTGTAAATTTGGGTACACATGTAAATTCGACCACCCACAGCCATCTAATGCAATGGTTACTCTACGCGGTTCTCCTGTTTATCCATCTGTACAGTCCGCCGCATCACCCAGTCAACAGTCTTTTCCGGGTCTGTCAACAAACTGGTCCTTGTCGAGAACTTCGTTTATTGCAAGTCCTCGATGGCAAGGCCCTTCAAGCTATGCGCAACTGATTCTTCCTCAAGGATTAGTTCAAGTTCCTGGTTGGAATTCATACGCT GGACGTTTGGGTTCATCATCTCCAGAGGGCCAGCAACAAGTTACTGGGAGTTCCCAGTACTATGCTACCTCACGCCAAAGTGAAACAACAGTTGCAAGTGCTCAAGGGATGTATTCTTCTTATCGACCGAGTTCTGTTTCTATGGGAGTGTATGCAGTTCAGAGGGAGAACATATTTCCGGAGAGACCCGACCAACCTGAGTGCCAATACTACATGAAGACCGGGGATTGTAAGTTTGGTGCTGTTTGCAGGTTTCATCACCCTAAGGAGAGATTAATTCCCGTCCCGAATTGTGCTCTGAGTCCATTAGGTCTTCCATTACGCCCT GGAGAACCTGTATGTTCCTTCTACTCGCGTTATGGTATCTGCAAATTTGGACCCAACTGCAAATTCGACCACCCGATGGGAACTTTTGTCTACGGTCTTTCCACGCCCTCCACACCCGAGGCACCCACTGTTCGCCGTCTATTAGGATCCTCGTCGGGGCCTCCTACTTTGACAGGGCATGCTGAAGCTGGCCCAGCAACGTCAAGACGGCTCTCCATTTCTGATTCCCAGCATTTATCTTCTGGCGACGAAAGCATCGACAGGGAGGCCTCCCAGTCATAA